The Metamycoplasma subdolum DNA window TTTTGGAAGATTATGAGCTTAAAAACGTAAAAAACAAACTTATAAAATTAATTTTAAACTAATTAAAAATACAAAAAAAATCTAATTTTTTATAGTTTTGAAATTTAATAGATTTTTAAGATTAAAAAAAGAGCCAAAAAACACACAAAAAATTACCAAAAATATAATTTGAAACCTAAATAAAATAGACATTTATTGTTTGTAAATAAGTGCTATTTTTTTAATATTTAGTCTTAATTGAAGGCTAATTTTATCTTTGGCCGTGTTAATAACTAATGTTTATTGACTTAGAAGATGTGGCAAAAGAAAAAAATAATCAAAATTGGCCATTTTTATCACTTAAAATGAGATTAAATAGAAAAAATTTGGGGGTGGTTATGCAAGGAAAAAACTTCTACATTGCTTCAAATAATGGCATAAATTCTCAAGACTTAGAAAATTTGAGAATTTTTTATACTCCAATTGTTGGAAGAAAAGGAATTGCTTTATATTTTTACTTATTTGATAGTTTCAATTTATACAAATATAGTCTTAAAAAATATCTATTTGAAGAACTTATGGATTTTTTAGCACTGAACGAAACTAAATTTATGAAAGCAAAAGAACTTTTAGAAGCAAGTAACTTACTAAAAACTTATGTTGATTCAAACGGCAACTTAATTTTTGAGCTTATAAAACCATTAACTGCAAATGAAATTATTAATAATAAACTTTTAAGTTCAATCTTATCTAAAAAAATAGGAGTTAAAAAGTTTAATGAACTTCTTGATTTAAAACAAGTTGCAACTTTTGAAAAACAAAATTTACTAGATGTAAGTAAGAAAAGTTTTGAAGTTTTTGATTTTGAATCTCTTGAAGGAGAAGATATTAAAAACAAAGCACCAGTTTCATATAATTTCAAAGAAAAAACTAATACCTTAGAACCTCTAAATTTCATTAAATATATTAATAATAGACTAGCAAGCCCTAGTGAAATTTTAATGGTCAAAAAACTTCGCCGTCTTTCTTTTTCTGAT harbors:
- a CDS encoding DnaD domain protein, producing the protein MQGKNFYIASNNGINSQDLENLRIFYTPIVGRKGIALYFYLFDSFNLYKYSLKKYLFEELMDFLALNETKFMKAKELLEASNLLKTYVDSNGNLIFELIKPLTANEIINNKLLSSILSKKIGVKKFNELLDLKQVATFEKQNLLDVSKKSFEVFDFESLEGEDIKNKAPVSYNFKEKTNTLEPLNFIKYINNRLASPSEILMVKKLRRLSFSDLSINLFINYSMNVNNAIVVNYINKIASDYAERNIFDAEEIDLELETTLINKINSKRERNLVFDSQMRQKECSEETKEFLLKLTNDDECEWAD